The Triticum aestivum cultivar Chinese Spring chromosome 6D, IWGSC CS RefSeq v2.1, whole genome shotgun sequence genomic sequence CAATTTCTTTGTGGTGTACAGTACGTAGTAGTGGGGCTAGTTACTGGTCCTGTAGTGGCTTCATCTCCACATAATCACAATAAAACAAACATGAATGTATGGCCGATCAAATGACCAATCCATCATGGATAAGAAAAACTAGGACGTAGTACTCCAGGGAGCTGGCTTTGCATGCACACTCTTCTAGCTACGCTAATTAAGCTTGAAGGGTCTTGCTCTCCGTCGAACTAACCGAACGAGAAATAAGTCGTTTCAGATTCAACATCATTGCTAGTACAATAATGCAGGTCCACGTGTCCAACGAAACCGATCCTAGCTAGACTGTACTCTCTCTGTGaagaaatataaaagtgtttagatcactacttagtGATCTAAACAAGAGAGAATACTAATTAAGATAATGCTAATCAAGAATTCAATTCTCTAATTTTCTTACGATAGAGTCAAACTAAGCTCGTGGCTGCGGACCTCACCAAGGTTCAGCTCGATCCATTAGGCTGAtcgtagtggggagtatcataacttagtatcaggcatatgatactagtgtacgaTACTACATCCGTAGTGTATCATacattagtatcataggtggtctcattaaTTGCCATGGATGACACATAATAGTATAAAATTTAATATGATACAATATCATAATATGacactcaaccctctctttctttatttaattCAACATCACCTCATCAAAATTTCCTAGTTGGCATCCATGATACTaactatgatactcccattacgaccggCCTTAATTATGTTGGCTGGTGGTTGCTACCACGCCAGCAAGCCCTTTTTAACTCTTACAACTAACCATGTGACGAGGCAGGGTGTAACAGGTGGCCATAGTTGATGGCAGCTAGTCATTGTAGTAACTTGCAAGCTTGCTATACATGAAGCGCTAACAACCAACAACAAAATCAACATCACATTCAAAAAATATTCAACAACTAGCAATAATGGATATAGGAAGAGAGACGGGGGCCTACACGACGCAGAAAGAGGGGTCTAGCGTGCATGGGTGTGTGAAAGAGTGTCATTGTCCAAACTACAATGTCTTTCTCCATCCAGCGCTATGTTCCGCGAAGATTGATCGGCATCAGGCAGGTACAATAATGCGGGTGAAGGCATGGACCATGAATCTATGATCAGACACAATTTTAATCATGCAAATTCTCTCACCCATCCTTGGAATCCAAACTTCTGGCCGTGGCTCTCTCCACTTGTCGCTCCATATGGTCCATGCCATGTCAGatgtcctttctttttttttgcggtggGCTAACCAACATTGTGTGCTTGCGCAACATGACATGTGGCAACAGTTAGTACAAATAACAAGTTGTTCCTCCATTCATCGGGCATAAATATACTTATTGTTTTcttaaaagaatttgaattcaaaatttctTTAAAGTTATCTTGGTGGCCATTGGTagaaaacaaaaatgacaaaaaaagACTTGGTGGAGATCAATCAGACAACGCAGAAAAGTTGCAACGAAGAAATGAGAGCGAACTTCCTTGGTCTAAAAACAGTACATACAATGTGCTATCTATCATATTTTTACTAAACAAAAAtcatattttcattttctttttacaGTGAGGCCATGTAGGCCTGATTGTAGGAGGAGCCCATCTCGTGGACGACGAGCCTCGTGACGTTGACCCGGGCGCTGGTGGCGTTGTTGAAGAGGTAAACCCCAGCGTTGGCATAGATGGCCTCCGTTGGGTGCACCCGTGACGGTGCCATCAACCTCCCGCCCATTGCAAAGCTCTCAACAATGGAATAGTCCACTAGCACCCTCACTGAAAACTCCTCGCCATCGAGCACCGGGACAATATTGCCTACGACCCTCTTGACAATATCGTTGGCATGAGATGAGCACGTCTCGTCATGACAGAAGTGTGTGCGCAGGCCGCTATTGAGGCCTCTGGCGACGTAGAAGTAGACGCCGGTCCGCTCCATGTCGCTACTGTGGCGCCTGGCATCAGCAAGCACAAGGAGGCCGAAGGGACCGAGTGTGCCCCGTCAAGTCGTGCCACCGCTGGTGCTGCAGTTGTAGCCAACATCCGCCTGCTTGACAGTGACGACGTCGAGCGGGTCAAGATGAAATGAGGCGTCAATGTCGAGCTGGGTGGCACGATGAAGGCTGAGTGGGAATACGGAGCCATGGTCGACGGTATGGACCATGAATCTATGATCAGACTCGATTTTAATCCTGCAAATTCTCTCACCCATCCTTGGAATCCAAACTTCTGGCCGTGGCTCTCTCCACTTGTCACTCCATATGCTCCATGCCATGTCAGAGGTCCTTTCTTTTTTTGCGGTGGGCTAACCAACATTGTGTGCTTGCGCAACATGACATGTGGCAACAGTTAGTACAAATAGCTATGATTTGGAAGTCACGTGATGAGTCTATCGGCCATAGTTACCTACGGCCGCAACGATGTCAGCCATAAAAATGAACACACGGGCACACTGTAACCATGAAGTTCCGAGCTTGACGCTGACAAGGCGGCGTGTAACAAGTGGCAGCATATTATTGCAGTCGGTAATAATCTCCAGTAACTAATATGGCACCTTCAAGACATTCAAGCTATCCACCACTCGAACGGTTGACATAGCAAACTCTACTGGTTTGCGGCCACCATACCTTTTGACCGCACCCATGCTCATTTTCTGATGATGCCCACTTACCCTCCACATATCAATGCATATTGATGATTGGATCAATATGTATGCGGTGTGCATTTAGCAAGATAACTCGAGAATGTTAAGAATAAAGTATGCATACACTTGGCATGCACACATGGGTGTGCGTGGTTGTTACCTTGTTGACTCTCAGATTGTATCTATTTGTCTTCTTCAATGACAATCTCCTTGGACCAAACTTGCAAGCAACCAATGCCAGCTACAATAATGCATTGTTCGACGTGGCAATGATTCAGTTTTGTTTGTGGACAACAATAGCAAGGCAGGAACCACACAAACCGGTTGTGCTCACGTGTCTTTTTGTTTTTTGCTGATTAATAAGATTTCACAAATTACTTACTTCCGATAAACTAAAATGTAATAGACACTACAAAGGTTTGCATGTGAACTACTAGTTGTATACCCCATGTCAAAAGGCAACAAAATAAGAACTATCTATCAGTCAAACTAAACCCATTGTGAATATTGATTTCACAATGATTTTTCTAGAAGAATTACTTAGCATTAGGCGCTACATTATTTTTCCTTTCTAGAACCGTGAGCACACAAGAATAAAGAGTGAATCCGATGGTTCTCTCGACACCAACCAAACATGCATGCATCAAGGCAAGAAGAAACCCATGGCACATGTTAGTATTGGCAGAGACCACTAATTGCGGCCGTCAGGTGAGTGGTGGAGAAGATCCAGAATCTTATCATCAGCATCCTTGGTGGCCTCACGGTCTCACTGATTTGGAGTACACATGCCATTGCCAGCTCAAATCTTCCACTCCAATCTTCCATTGTCTATCCATCTAATATAATCAAGATCCCTGGGGTTGGGCTTGGCATCACTAAGACTTGTCCATTTGTGTATGTAGTACCTCCCGGCCCTCCAATAATTCTCATTTGTTTACACAATAATTCCCGCTTGTTTGTTTACCCAATAATTCCCGTTAGGGTATGCAGGAGATGTGTTTGTATGTGACAAGTTGTTCACCGAATCACCAATAGTGCACTTTTTTAAACTATAGTTAACATACGAGCTGACCTTGTGCCTAGCCTCGAGTGCAAAAGCAATCATGTACAGATTGATCATCGATCGTCGCTTGAAACAACAAGACCACATGCACGCAAAACCTTTTGTAATGAATTATGAATAGTGTTGACAACAAGTCCACAAACATTGTTATTCAAAGTACAGAACAAAGACAACCTTGAACAAATAAAGCGAGGACGGTCGTATTGGCTGAACTGTGTTGTGGCCGTGGTGGTAATCAGCAGTGTAGGTGTCATGAAGGTCCTGAGATTGAAAATCTCCAACTCAGATGTGGTTGTTCCTTGTTGTAACACCGTGGTAGGATGTTCTTCCTCCATTTATCGGGCATAAATATACTTATTATTTTcttaaaagaatttgaattcaaaatttgtaTAAAGTTATCTTGGTGGCCATTGGTAGAATGCAGAAATGAGAAAAAAAAACTTGGTGGAGATCGATCAGACAACGCAGAAAAGTTGCAACGAACAAATGAGAGCGACCTTCCTTGGTCTAAAAACAGTACATACAATGTGCTATCTATCATATTTTTGCTAAACAAAAATCATATTTGCATTTTGTTTTTACAGTGAGGCCATGTAGGCCTGATTGTAGGAGGAGTCCATCTCATGGACGACGAGCCTCGTGACGTTGACCCGGGCGCTGGTGGCGTTGTTGAAGAGGTAGACCCCAGCGTTGGCATAGATGGCCTCCGTTGGGTACACCCGTGACGTCGCCGTCAACCTCCCGCCCATTGCAAAGCTCTCAACAATGGAATGGTCCACTAGCACCCTCACCGAAAACTCCTCGCCGTCGAGCACGGGGACAATATTGCCTACGACCCTCTTGACAATATCGTTGGCATGAGATGAGCGCGTCTCGTCATGGCAGAAGTGTGTGCGCAGGCCGCCGTCGAGGCCTCTGGCGACGTAGAAGTAGACGCCGGTCCGCTCCATGTCGCCACCGTGGCGCCTGGCATCAGCAAGCACAAGGAGGCCGAAGGGACCGAGTGTGCCACGTCCAGTCGTGCCACCGCTGGTGCTGCAGTTGTAGCCAACATCTGCCTCCTTGGCAGCGGCGACGTCGACCGGGTCAAGACGAAATgaggcctcgatgtcgagctgggTGGCACGGTGAAGGTTGAGTGGGAATACGGAGCCATGGTCGACGGTAACGCCTCCAAGGTTGGTGGAGTTGGTCCGGAGCgtctccacctcctccaccggccactgcAGGAGGTTGCTCCCCGTCTTGGTGTCCAGCACCACCGTGCGAGGGATCGACTGCAACAGTAACAACTGAAAACATTACCAACTTGCACTAATTAACTTTTCAGCAAAGAAACCTCATGGTACCAATCATTGTGGCAGCATATATAGAAATAGTTAACTGTGGGGTAAGCAGACAAGACATCCCTTTTTCTTGTTTAATCCTAGTTTGCTGCAGACAAGACCACATGGGTGTGAGTTTTGCTTgtaggacacacacacacacacacaaaactagCTAGTTGCATTGGTGTATATTGTACTACTCCATTatatccaaataaaaaggcattaGCAACTGTCGCCATTCCATCATTGTTTCCTTTTCCTTTTAGAATCCTCCTGGTATCATCACTGTGACAGCAAAAGAGAGAGGGAGTACTAGGTAACTCAAGACAAAGACATCCATCTTCTTGTCTAATCCCAACAGAAATTGTGTATGCTTATTATAACCAGTTAGGTGGTTCTTGGCATGCCACTAGGCCACATGGGGTGTGCAGAGTTTGTTTGTTGGACACAGCTACAATGACATTGTGCATTCAAAGTATCACAACAGTTGCTGGAACTCTTTGCAAGCTGCTATTTATCTATAATTCCTGCCAAGTTGACAACGAGATGACAGCAACATCTCGTTAGCTGCTATCTATCTATAATTCCTGCCAAGTTACTCCTATTATTATTTGCATGCCGACGTGTCTGTGAAACCCAACAAAAAGTGCATGCAACACATCTAACCATGCAAGTTTGTGCTAACAAAGCGATAGTGTATTTGAATCAATTAATGGAGGTATTAATCAATCActtgaagaagatgatgaaaatgTCAAGTACCTGCAGGGAGGCCCATCCCTTGGCGACATCAGCGTGCTCGGAGTCGGTCTCACCGACCCACCCCCACAGCACGCGTCGCTTCTTTGATGGATCGTAGAATGTCTTGGACGCGTAGAACTTTCCCCAATCGTACCTCAGCCCAATGCCGACATCGGCATCGGAGTCCAGCGGCGTCCATGTGTTCATCGCCGCGTCATACCTTCCCAGCGCGTAGTAGTCGTGTCGGTCATCATCGGAGCTCTCCTTCATCACGTGCAAAACATCACCACCGCCGTTGTTGGACGCCGCGGCCACTGCCTCCGTCATGTCGATGCCCCTCACGCCGCCAACCGGGTACAAGTCGATGCACTCCCACATCCCCGTCCCTGGTACACGGTGAAGCAGGCCAGGGACAAGCTCGTAGTCGATGAAATCCTTCGTCTTGTACGTCATCACCATACCGGCATGGTGATCATCCTTGGAGCCGATTACGAGTCGCCATGTGTCGTCGGAGCCATCAAACCACGCAGTGGTTGGGTCCCTGAAGTCCTTGTCCCCGACGCCGGGTGGCGGGTACATCACCGGGTTGTTCTCATACTTGGTCCAGTTGATGAGCAAAGGGTCGGAGGGGTCGGTGGGGAAAGCGAGGCATTGGACCTGGACTGATGCGTTGGTGGAGCCGGTGTAGAGCATGACGATGCGGCCGTCGGGGAGGACGGTGGCGGAGCCCGACCAGACGCCATTGATGTCGTACCATTGGTCAGGGGACATTGCCACCGGGAGGTGGCGCCACCGGAGCAGGTCGCGGGAGGCGGCGTGGCCCCATGCGATCTTGTTGCCCCAGATGGCACCGTCCGGGTTGTACTGGTAGAAGAGGTGGTACCACCCCTTGTAATACACCGGACCTGCATTTTCATTTTGCAATTTGCATCAAAGAATTGTGTTTTACATGAATGATCACCACTTATGTAACGATGGAGGATGGAGGGAATGTTACTTACCATTGGGGTCGTTCATCCAGTTCTTCTCGGGCTGGAAGTGGAAGCCGGTGCGCTGCCACTGGAGCATGGCATTGCTCCACGGGAACGCGTTGCCGCCGGCGTCCGCGCGCAGCATGCcgccgcgcgcgccggcgccggaCGTCTTCTCCGAGACTCCAGACTCAGGCCCCCGGCTGCTGGCGCTCATCGGCGCCGTGTCGACCGTCGTCTGGTGGCCAGACATGACGACGATGCCACCCGCGGGCAGCTGGCCGGCGAGTCTGACGCCGGCGAGCGCGGCTACCACTAGGAGCACGGCCACCGTCGCCAGCAGCAGGGCGGCACAGAGCAGGCCAGCAGTCCGGCGCACGCGCCCCACCGTGGCGGCGGCCTCGGCATCCTCCGGCAGCGGCGCGTAGGAGCACGGCAGGGGCGCTGAGCCGCCGTCTCTGGCCTCCATTGGCACAAAATTGAAGTGAAACGCAAAGGAGGGTTTACTGGAAGTGATTGCTCAATTAGCAAGAAGCTCCCCCGCTAATCTTAACAAAAGAGGAAGAGAATGTGTGTGCTTGCCGAGGAGCTTCGCCTTTCCTTTTTATAGTCTCCATGCCACCGTTAGCGGCCTAGCTGGTGCGGTGGCGTCCACCGCCGTGGGCCCGGAGTGTCAGTGCTAATCATCATCTGTCCAGGCCATGTTATCCAGCTCGAGCCTTGTAGCACTCACTCATTGTTCCGAGAAACTCTACTGGCAGTACTAGCTAGTGGCTCAGGCTGGATCATTATATTCTTTACGTAGTTACTTTGTTTGTGTTCAGAACTTCAGATCCTTCCATGATCGAGTTGGATCATAGATTCcgttgagagagagaaagagagagagagaaccgaAACCGCTGCTCATGGGGTCGATCCATCATGGGGCCCCAGATaacttagggcctctttgattcataggattgaaaaaacacaggaataggaaaaacgtaGGATTAGAATGGCATGTTCACTGGATTcttataggatttgagtttgtttgattgtgtcacgGGAAAACCAAAGaatttctttcaagaggttggagtggatgttcgAATTCCtgtgaaat encodes the following:
- the LOC123143051 gene encoding sucrose:sucrose 1-fructosyltransferase-like — protein: MERTGVYFYVARGLNSGLRTHFCHDETCSSHANDIVKRVVGNIVPVLDGEEFSVRVLVDYSIVESFAMGGRLMAPSRVHPTEAIYANAGVYLFNNATSARVNVTRLVVHEMGSSYNQAYMASL
- the LOC123143049 gene encoding sucrose:sucrose 1-fructosyltransferase; amino-acid sequence: MEARDGGSAPLPCSYAPLPEDAEAAATVGRVRRTAGLLCAALLLATVAVLLVVAALAGVRLAGQLPAGGIVVMSGHQTTVDTAPMSASSRGPESGVSEKTSGAGARGGMLRADAGGNAFPWSNAMLQWQRTGFHFQPEKNWMNDPNGPVYYKGWYHLFYQYNPDGAIWGNKIAWGHAASRDLLRWRHLPVAMSPDQWYDINGVWSGSATVLPDGRIVMLYTGSTNASVQVQCLAFPTDPSDPLLINWTKYENNPVMYPPPGVGDKDFRDPTTAWFDGSDDTWRLVIGSKDDHHAGMVMTYKTKDFIDYELVPGLLHRVPGTGMWECIDLYPVGGVRGIDMTEAVAAASNNGGGDVLHVMKESSDDDRHDYYALGRYDAAMNTWTPLDSDADVGIGLRYDWGKFYASKTFYDPSKKRRVLWGWVGETDSEHADVAKGWASLQSIPRTVVLDTKTGSNLLQWPVEEVETLRTNSTNLGGVTVDHGSVFPLNLHRATQLDIEASFRLDPVDVAAAKEADVGYNCSTSGGTTGRGTLGPFGLLVLADARRHGGDMERTGVYFYVARGLDGGLRTHFCHDETRSSHANDIVKRVVGNIVPVLDGEEFSVRVLVDHSIVESFAMGGRLTATSRVYPTEAIYANAGVYLFNNATSARVNVTRLVVHEMDSSYNQAYMASL